From Selenomonas sp. AB3002, one genomic window encodes:
- a CDS encoding sodium:alanine symporter family protein, producing MDILNSAVDSINTLLWSYVLIVVLVGCGLYFTLTTGLVQLRMLPEMFRVLSEGIGKRPAGKTISSFQAFCVSTASRVGVGNIAGVAIAIVTGGPGAVFWMWVIAFIGCATGFVESTLAQIYKLPREEGKFHGGPAYYIQNGLGQRGVAKLFAILISVTFGLIYNSVQANTIALSAVTAFGIPPYATAIFLCVMTSLVIFGGVNRIARVAGVLVPIMAGFYIFIAVLITLLNIDKVPGMFALIFHDAFSPQAAVGGGLGSVVLTGVKRGLFSNEAGEGSVPNAAATADVSHPVKQGLVQALGVYVDTWLVCSATAFIVLLTGQYQVGGELTGIALAQASLASAFGSLAPSVVSLMILMFAFSSIVGNYYYGEINIAFFEGNGKAGLQAFRVCVVAMVLFGCLAELNLVWNLADLFMGLLCLTNLYAVIRLAKYARIALDSYISQRDQGIEPVFDPAILGNVEGVHAWGIKNPVDHK from the coding sequence ATGGACATACTGAACAGTGCAGTTGATAGTATCAACACTCTGCTCTGGTCTTACGTGCTGATTGTGGTGCTGGTGGGCTGCGGGCTCTATTTCACCCTTACCACTGGACTAGTGCAGCTGCGCATGTTGCCGGAGATGTTCCGGGTATTGTCAGAGGGCATAGGCAAGAGGCCTGCGGGGAAGACCATCAGCTCCTTCCAGGCTTTCTGCGTCAGCACAGCTTCCCGCGTGGGTGTGGGCAATATTGCCGGCGTGGCCATCGCCATTGTCACTGGCGGTCCCGGTGCTGTTTTCTGGATGTGGGTCATAGCTTTCATAGGTTGTGCCACGGGTTTTGTGGAGAGTACCCTGGCGCAGATCTACAAGCTGCCCCGGGAGGAGGGCAAGTTCCATGGCGGCCCTGCCTACTATATTCAGAATGGACTGGGCCAGAGAGGTGTGGCCAAGCTCTTTGCCATACTGATTTCCGTCACCTTCGGCCTTATCTACAACTCCGTGCAGGCTAATACCATCGCTCTGTCTGCTGTCACGGCTTTTGGCATTCCGCCTTATGCCACGGCTATCTTCCTGTGCGTGATGACTTCGCTGGTCATCTTTGGCGGCGTGAACCGCATAGCCAGGGTGGCCGGGGTTTTGGTGCCCATTATGGCAGGCTTCTACATCTTTATTGCTGTTCTTATAACCCTGCTGAATATCGACAAGGTGCCGGGCATGTTTGCCCTCATCTTCCATGATGCTTTCTCACCCCAGGCTGCTGTGGGGGGCGGATTGGGTTCGGTGGTGCTGACGGGTGTCAAGCGGGGGCTCTTCTCCAACGAGGCCGGTGAAGGTTCTGTGCCGAATGCCGCCGCTACAGCTGATGTCTCCCATCCTGTGAAGCAGGGCCTGGTACAGGCTCTGGGCGTTTACGTGGATACCTGGCTGGTGTGCTCAGCCACGGCTTTCATCGTGCTTCTCACTGGCCAGTATCAGGTGGGTGGTGAGCTGACGGGCATTGCCCTGGCTCAGGCCAGTCTGGCCAGTGCCTTCGGCAGCCTGGCTCCCAGTGTCGTTTCCCTGATGATTCTGATGTTTGCCTTCAGCTCCATTGTGGGTAACTACTACTACGGGGAAATCAACATTGCCTTCTTTGAAGGCAATGGCAAGGCCGGCCTGCAGGCCTTCCGGGTCTGTGTGGTGGCCATGGTGCTTTTCGGCTGCCTGGCCGAGCTGAATCTGGTATGGAACCTGGCGGACCTCTTCATGGGCCTGCTGTGCCTCACCAACCTCTATGCGGTCATACGCCTGGCCAAGTATGCCCGCATTGCGCTGGACAGCTATATCAGCCAGAGGGACCAGGGCATAGAGCCTGTCTTTGACCCGGCTATCCTGGGCAATGTGGAGGGCGTTCATGCCTGGGGAATCAAGAATCCCGTGGACCATAAGTAA
- the thiT gene encoding energy-coupled thiamine transporter ThiT, producing MAELISSPSSIFAITCLFALTGSCIYLRKTRLTTQMMVYIALMLSLTIILQQLQIFHFPQGGNLTLGSMLPIMLISWRFGPSVGAMTGFLYGFMNLLQDPFILHPVQVLFDYPLPFMAIGLAGLIRHNFYLGILLGFAGRFLCHFISGIVFFASYAPEGMSPVLYSLTVNGSLMGAECLICLLLVKLLPIRRLLDSMGQER from the coding sequence TTGGCAGAACTCATCTCCAGTCCCTCCAGCATCTTTGCCATAACTTGTCTTTTCGCCCTGACGGGAAGCTGCATTTACCTGCGCAAAACCCGGCTCACCACCCAGATGATGGTCTACATTGCCCTTATGCTGTCCCTCACCATCATCCTGCAGCAACTGCAAATATTCCATTTCCCCCAGGGGGGCAACCTGACCCTTGGCTCCATGCTGCCCATCATGCTCATCTCCTGGCGCTTCGGCCCTTCCGTGGGTGCCATGACAGGCTTTCTCTACGGTTTCATGAATCTCCTGCAGGACCCCTTCATCCTGCATCCCGTGCAGGTGCTCTTTGACTATCCCCTGCCCTTCATGGCCATCGGGCTGGCAGGCCTTATCAGGCACAATTTCTACCTGGGCATTCTCCTGGGCTTTGCAGGGCGTTTCCTCTGCCACTTCATTTCCGGCATAGTCTTCTTCGCCTCCTACGCTCCGGAGGGCATGTCCCCCGTCCTCTATTCGCTCACCGTCAACGGCTCACTTATGGGCGCTGAATGCCTGATTTGTCTGCTGCTTGTGAAACTGTTGCCCATCAGACGCCTGCTGGACAGTATGGGACAAGAACGATAA
- a CDS encoding ATP-dependent Clp protease ATP-binding subunit, with translation MGDRDRREFTETAVRAVRFGQYLAHELRRDYIGTEHILLGLLHERGSLAAKALRNLGMEYESALSELRRLTASEQEYPSDNPYYTPRAKRVMEGAVEEADRLGASVVDTEHILISLLEDAGGAAVELIEHFGIELNDALNEIFSLLEEKGDYQEEPNASNESRGGTPLLKKYGRNLTRLAKEQALDPVVGRQKEITRTVQILSRRRKNNPVLLGEPGVGKTAIAEGLAQRIVAGEVPHTLQDKEIISLSIASLVAGAKYRGEFEERLKGVIEEIRKSGKVILFIDELHTLVGAGAAEGALDAANILKPALSRGEIQVIGATTLSEYKKHLEKDGALARRFQTVLVEEPTVDEAEAILKGLRGHYEKFHRAVIQDDALEAAVRLSSRYISGRFLPDKAIDVMDEAAAKVRMANVSAPKSLQEMEESLNRLEKEKDEAIKDQAFEKAASLRDEMQRKKAELQEARKEWNQQNGSFVTVTENDVAEVVSLWTGIPVQRMASREAASLLGLEKKLSARVVGQQEAVEAVSRAVRRARAGLKDPRRPIGSFLFLGPTGVGKTELAKALAERLFGSEEAIIRFDMSEYMEKHTVSRMVGAPPGYVGYQEGGRMTDAVRQKPYSIILLDEIEKAHPDVFNILLQVLDDGRLTDGQGRTVDFRHTVIIMTSNAGAGSLKKAAPAMGFAVGAERSLSQQELEKKRVMGEVRRTFRPEFLNRVDELLVFHPLGRPELSRIVDILLADVKKRLLEQGLRLEVTPSAKLRLIEKGTDEKYGARPLRRAIERLLENDLAELLLAGAFKAGDTISVRKGKAEDKLDFVKKEKPAGRRREVISHGQ, from the coding sequence ATGGGCGATAGAGACCGAAGAGAATTTACAGAAACAGCTGTCCGGGCAGTGCGTTTCGGCCAGTATCTGGCCCACGAGCTGCGCCGGGATTACATAGGTACAGAGCATATCCTGCTGGGGCTCCTGCATGAACGGGGGAGCCTGGCGGCCAAAGCCCTCAGGAATCTGGGCATGGAGTATGAAAGCGCCCTCTCGGAGCTGCGGCGGCTGACGGCCAGCGAGCAGGAATACCCCTCTGACAATCCTTACTATACCCCCAGGGCCAAGCGGGTCATGGAGGGGGCGGTGGAGGAAGCCGACCGGCTGGGGGCCTCTGTGGTGGACACGGAGCATATCCTTATCAGCCTGCTGGAGGACGCCGGAGGGGCGGCGGTGGAGCTGATTGAGCACTTCGGTATAGAATTGAATGATGCTTTGAATGAAATCTTTTCTCTTTTGGAAGAAAAAGGCGATTATCAGGAAGAGCCAAACGCTTCGAACGAAAGCAGGGGAGGCACGCCCCTGCTGAAAAAATACGGCCGCAATTTAACCAGGCTGGCCAAAGAGCAGGCACTGGACCCGGTGGTGGGCAGGCAGAAGGAAATCACCCGCACGGTGCAGATCCTCTCCCGCCGCCGCAAGAACAATCCCGTGCTCCTGGGGGAGCCGGGGGTGGGCAAGACTGCCATTGCCGAGGGACTGGCCCAGCGCATAGTAGCAGGAGAGGTGCCCCATACGCTGCAGGACAAGGAAATCATTTCCCTGTCCATCGCCTCTCTGGTGGCAGGTGCCAAGTACCGGGGTGAGTTCGAGGAACGCCTGAAGGGAGTCATCGAGGAAATCAGGAAGTCAGGCAAGGTGATACTCTTCATAGACGAGCTCCACACTCTGGTGGGAGCCGGGGCGGCAGAGGGGGCTCTTGATGCGGCCAATATCCTGAAGCCTGCCCTGTCCCGCGGCGAGATACAGGTCATCGGCGCCACTACCCTGTCCGAGTACAAGAAGCATCTGGAAAAGGACGGGGCCCTCGCCCGCCGCTTCCAGACAGTGCTGGTGGAGGAACCTACCGTGGATGAGGCGGAGGCTATCCTGAAGGGGCTGCGGGGACATTATGAGAAATTCCACCGGGCAGTCATTCAGGATGATGCCCTGGAGGCAGCGGTGCGGCTGAGTTCCCGCTATATTTCGGGCCGCTTCCTGCCGGACAAGGCCATCGACGTGATGGACGAGGCGGCGGCCAAGGTGCGCATGGCAAATGTCTCTGCTCCCAAGTCCCTGCAGGAGATGGAGGAGAGCCTTAACCGGCTGGAAAAGGAGAAGGACGAAGCCATCAAGGACCAGGCCTTTGAGAAGGCCGCCAGCCTTCGGGATGAAATGCAGCGGAAGAAGGCGGAACTGCAGGAGGCACGCAAGGAGTGGAACCAGCAGAATGGCAGCTTCGTGACGGTGACAGAAAACGACGTGGCTGAGGTGGTCTCCCTCTGGACAGGCATTCCTGTGCAGCGCATGGCCAGCCGGGAAGCGGCAAGCCTTCTGGGGCTGGAAAAGAAGCTGTCTGCCAGAGTGGTGGGGCAGCAGGAGGCGGTGGAAGCCGTTTCCCGTGCGGTCAGAAGGGCCAGGGCCGGCCTCAAGGATCCCCGCCGCCCCATTGGTTCCTTCCTGTTCCTGGGGCCTACGGGGGTGGGCAAGACGGAACTTGCCAAGGCGCTGGCAGAAAGGCTCTTTGGCAGTGAAGAGGCCATTATCCGCTTTGATATGTCCGAGTATATGGAAAAGCATACTGTTTCCCGCATGGTGGGAGCCCCTCCGGGCTATGTGGGTTATCAGGAGGGAGGCCGCATGACAGATGCCGTGCGGCAGAAGCCCTATTCCATCATTCTTTTGGATGAGATAGAAAAGGCCCACCCTGATGTTTTCAATATCCTGCTGCAGGTGCTGGATGACGGCCGCCTTACTGACGGCCAGGGGCGCACGGTGGATTTCCGCCACACGGTGATCATCATGACCTCCAATGCCGGAGCCGGGTCCCTGAAGAAGGCTGCTCCTGCTATGGGCTTTGCCGTAGGGGCGGAGCGCAGCCTCAGTCAGCAGGAGCTGGAAAAGAAGCGGGTCATGGGCGAGGTGCGCCGCACCTTTAGGCCGGAGTTCCTGAACAGAGTGGACGAGCTGTTGGTCTTCCACCCACTGGGCAGGCCGGAGCTTTCCAGGATAGTGGATATCCTGCTGGCTGATGTGAAGAAGCGCCTTTTGGAGCAGGGCCTGCGGCTGGAGGTCACCCCCAGCGCCAAGCTGCGCCTGATAGAAAAGGGCACGGATGAAAAATATGGGGCGCGTCCCCTGCGCCGGGCCATCGAAAGGCTGCTGGAAAACGATCTGGCGGAGCTGCTGCTTGCCGGGGCTTTCAAGGCAGGAGATACTATCAGCGTCCGCAAGGGCAAGGCTGAGGACAAGCTGGATTTCGTGAAGAAAGAAAAGCCTGCAGGCAGGAGGCGTGAGGTCATAAGTCATGGACAATAA
- a CDS encoding D-alanyl-D-alanine carboxypeptidase family protein: MAEAQEDIKLSADAAIVMEASTGRVIWEKNADERRYPASMTKMMTGLLTLENLSADTEVLISANAAATEDVPMGLLPGEMLSSAELLNGLLMLSDNGAAVALAEQIGGSVSSFAEMMNAKAEKLGMENTHFVNPNGLTNAEHYSTARDMAKLARHVMQNERFREIVGQQKALLRWSIPKNKMLAAENTNELLGKYEGMTGIKTGWTQAAGGCLAASAKQGGLELIVIVMHAETPKDRFKDAEKLLDYGFEHTRLVRGVNKERFRGSAWVKDGREAKVDLHLAEDINFPLVDAEEKSNYKVVYDVKKVLAAPVKKGQKAGTAKLLYKGEQVGEVDILADKNVGQGSDILSWLVGVFEPVFDRL, from the coding sequence GTGGCAGAAGCACAGGAAGACATAAAACTCAGCGCCGATGCCGCTATAGTTATGGAAGCCTCTACCGGCAGAGTCATCTGGGAGAAGAACGCCGATGAGCGCCGCTATCCTGCCAGCATGACCAAGATGATGACGGGGCTGCTGACTTTGGAAAACCTCAGCGCTGATACGGAGGTGCTGATTTCTGCCAATGCGGCGGCTACCGAGGATGTGCCCATGGGGCTCCTGCCCGGGGAAATGCTGTCTTCCGCGGAGCTCCTGAACGGCCTGCTGATGCTTTCGGATAATGGGGCGGCGGTGGCCCTGGCTGAGCAGATAGGCGGCTCCGTCTCTTCCTTTGCGGAGATGATGAATGCCAAGGCGGAGAAGCTGGGCATGGAGAACACCCACTTCGTGAATCCCAATGGCCTGACAAATGCTGAACACTATTCCACGGCCAGGGATATGGCAAAGCTGGCCCGTCACGTCATGCAGAATGAGAGATTCCGGGAAATCGTGGGCCAGCAGAAGGCACTGTTGCGCTGGAGCATTCCCAAAAACAAGATGCTGGCAGCAGAAAACACCAATGAGCTTCTGGGCAAGTACGAGGGCATGACGGGCATCAAGACCGGCTGGACCCAGGCGGCAGGGGGGTGCCTGGCTGCCTCTGCCAAACAGGGCGGGCTGGAGCTCATCGTCATTGTCATGCACGCCGAAACCCCCAAGGACAGATTCAAGGATGCGGAAAAGCTCCTGGACTACGGCTTTGAGCACACCCGCCTGGTGCGCGGGGTGAACAAGGAACGCTTCAGGGGGAGCGCCTGGGTCAAGGATGGCAGGGAAGCCAAAGTAGACCTCCATCTGGCAGAGGATATAAACTTTCCTCTGGTAGATGCTGAGGAAAAAAGCAATTACAAAGTGGTTTACGATGTAAAGAAAGTGCTGGCGGCTCCTGTGAAAAAAGGACAGAAAGCAGGCACGGCCAAGCTGCTTTACAAGGGGGAGCAGGTTGGTGAGGTGGATATCCTGGCGGATAAGAACGTAGGACAGGGCTCGGATATCCTCTCCTGGCTGGTAGGCGTGTTTGAGCCGGTATTTGACCGTCTATAA
- a CDS encoding CtsR family transcriptional regulator, producing MSNIADLIEAYILRQLATREDGKVELRRTDIADAISCAPSQISYVLSTRFTQDKGFMVESRRGLGGYIRIVQVPMKSLVYQQMLDDIDEDTDEKTMQGMIQYLHDHDMVSTREGALLMQVVGEVFHSATMSDKERVRLLKVMLLTLENFG from the coding sequence ATGAGCAATATTGCGGATTTAATTGAGGCCTATATCCTCCGGCAGCTGGCCACCAGGGAGGATGGCAAGGTGGAGCTCAGGCGCACGGATATCGCGGACGCCATTTCCTGCGCCCCTTCCCAGATCAGCTATGTGCTTTCCACCCGCTTTACCCAGGACAAGGGCTTCATGGTGGAATCACGCCGTGGTCTGGGGGGGTATATCCGCATTGTCCAGGTGCCCATGAAGAGCCTGGTTTACCAGCAGATGCTGGATGATATCGATGAGGATACGGATGAGAAGACCATGCAGGGCATGATACAATACCTCCATGACCACGATATGGTGTCTACGAGAGAAGGCGCGCTTTTGATGCAGGTGGTGGGGGAGGTCTTCCATTCTGCCACCATGAGCGACAAGGAAAGAGTGCGGCTGCTGAAGGTCATGCTGCTGACTTTGGAGAATTTCGGCTGA
- a CDS encoding ATP--guanido phosphotransferase, with protein sequence MSKDEIMKERHLSWLSAGGTDGDVVLMSRVRLARNLKKLPFPNRADFSQLLAVRTQVEQILPSLAKGLGTEFAGFNMEELTPLERSVLIEKQLATTALMKNPQHREVLLAEAGQVSLMVNEDDHLRIQCLAPAFDLDAPLKKAFAIDDIIESQLDIAFDEKMGYLTAVPTNLGTGLRASVVLHLPGLVFTKNISSVETIAPQLGLSIHSLYGEGQEAGGCLYEITNQLTMGFSEQALVENLKSAVREVVAHERKARKALALYMKDRLEDEVWRAYGTLRYARLLTEKETLELLSWVRLGVNLRLMEWENPDSFGDILLVSRTHFLQNLAENENMSKNEIDRLRAEQVRKALLGKE encoded by the coding sequence ATGTCTAAGGACGAAATCATGAAAGAGCGCCACCTGAGCTGGCTTTCTGCCGGGGGGACAGATGGTGATGTAGTGCTCATGAGCAGGGTGCGGCTGGCCAGGAATCTGAAAAAGCTGCCCTTCCCCAATCGGGCTGACTTTTCCCAGCTGCTGGCGGTGCGCACGCAGGTGGAGCAGATCTTGCCCAGCCTGGCCAAGGGCCTGGGAACGGAATTTGCAGGGTTCAACATGGAGGAGCTTACCCCCTTGGAGCGCAGCGTGCTGATTGAGAAGCAGCTGGCTACCACGGCCCTGATGAAGAATCCCCAGCATCGCGAGGTGCTGCTGGCAGAGGCGGGACAGGTGAGCCTGATGGTCAACGAGGATGACCATCTGCGCATACAGTGCCTTGCCCCTGCCTTTGATCTTGATGCGCCCCTGAAGAAGGCTTTTGCCATTGATGATATCATCGAGTCCCAGCTGGATATAGCCTTTGACGAGAAGATGGGCTATCTTACGGCGGTGCCCACCAATCTGGGCACGGGCCTCAGGGCTTCGGTGGTGCTGCACCTGCCGGGGCTGGTCTTCACCAAGAATATCAGCAGCGTGGAGACCATTGCTCCCCAGCTGGGCCTGTCCATTCACAGCCTTTACGGCGAGGGGCAGGAGGCAGGGGGCTGCCTCTATGAGATCACCAACCAGCTTACCATGGGCTTCTCTGAGCAGGCGCTGGTGGAAAACCTCAAGAGCGCCGTCCGGGAAGTGGTGGCCCATGAGCGCAAGGCCCGCAAAGCCCTGGCTCTGTACATGAAGGACAGGCTGGAGGATGAGGTGTGGCGTGCCTACGGCACCCTGCGCTATGCCCGGCTGCTGACGGAGAAGGAGACGCTGGAGCTTCTTTCCTGGGTGCGGCTGGGAGTGAACCTGCGGCTGATGGAATGGGAGAATCCCGACAGCTTCGGAGATATCCTGCTGGTGAGCCGCACCCACTTCCTCCAGAATCTGGCGGAAAATGAAAATATGTCCAAGAACGAGATAGACAGGCTCCGGGCAGAGCAGGTGCGCAAGGCCCTGCTGGGCAAGGAGTAA
- a CDS encoding pyruvate carboxylase subunit B gives MAKNPVKITETVLRDGHQSLVATRMRIGDMLPQLEALDKIGYNALEAWGGATFDTCLRFLDEDPWERLDTLKANLKTPIQMLLRGQNLLGYNHYSNDVVEKFVQAASRHGIGVFRIFDALNDVRNLKVAIKAALACPEKPHVQGCLVYTISPVHTNEKFVELAKELEEMGCHSVCIKDMSGLLKPYVAEDLVKKLKEALSIPVELHTHCTSGFGHATYLKAVEAGVDIIDCALAPFSSDTSQPCTETMVAALEGTDRDTGLDRQAMTPISQHFLSVKKRIIDEFKLKGYFDINPNVLDFQIPGGMLSNLANQLKEAGMEDKYQDLLDEMPRVRKDLGYPPLVTPSSQIVGTMATFNVMSGERYKMVPKEFKDLARGKFGRTPVAIDRDFLTKTLGIAPVDIIDDCSVEDAKAETFEEFKAELVEKGFLNPTDEDVLSYALFPQVAEEFFQKHYQKVTAYKR, from the coding sequence ATGGCAAAGAATCCGGTCAAGATCACAGAAACGGTTCTCCGTGACGGCCATCAGTCCCTGGTTGCCACCCGCATGCGCATCGGCGACATGCTTCCCCAGCTGGAAGCCCTGGACAAAATCGGCTACAACGCCCTGGAAGCATGGGGCGGTGCAACTTTTGATACCTGCCTCCGTTTCCTGGATGAAGACCCCTGGGAGAGACTGGATACCCTGAAAGCCAACCTGAAGACTCCTATCCAGATGCTGCTCCGCGGCCAGAACCTCCTCGGCTATAACCACTATTCCAATGACGTGGTGGAAAAATTCGTGCAGGCTGCTTCCCGTCACGGCATCGGCGTCTTCCGCATCTTCGATGCCCTGAACGATGTGCGCAATCTGAAGGTAGCCATCAAGGCTGCTCTCGCCTGCCCCGAGAAGCCCCATGTCCAGGGCTGCCTGGTATACACCATCAGCCCGGTGCATACCAATGAGAAATTCGTGGAACTGGCTAAAGAGCTGGAAGAGATGGGCTGCCATTCCGTCTGCATCAAGGATATGTCCGGCCTCCTGAAGCCCTATGTGGCAGAGGATCTGGTGAAGAAGCTGAAGGAAGCTCTCTCCATCCCCGTGGAACTCCACACCCACTGCACCTCCGGCTTCGGTCATGCCACTTACCTGAAGGCCGTGGAGGCAGGCGTTGACATCATCGACTGCGCCTTGGCTCCCTTCTCCAGCGACACTTCCCAGCCCTGCACCGAGACCATGGTGGCAGCTCTGGAAGGCACTGACCGTGACACGGGCCTCGACCGTCAGGCCATGACCCCCATTTCCCAGCACTTCCTCTCCGTGAAGAAGCGCATCATCGATGAATTCAAGCTCAAGGGCTATTTCGATATCAACCCCAACGTGCTGGACTTCCAGATTCCCGGTGGCATGCTTTCCAACCTGGCCAATCAGCTGAAAGAAGCCGGCATGGAAGACAAGTATCAGGATCTCCTGGATGAGATGCCCCGCGTCCGCAAGGATCTCGGCTATCCGCCCCTTGTCACCCCGTCTTCCCAGATCGTGGGCACCATGGCTACCTTCAACGTCATGAGCGGCGAGCGCTACAAGATGGTACCGAAGGAATTCAAGGATTTGGCCCGTGGCAAGTTCGGCCGCACTCCTGTGGCCATCGACCGCGACTTCCTCACCAAGACTCTCGGCATCGCTCCCGTGGACATCATTGATGACTGCTCCGTGGAAGATGCCAAGGCAGAGACCTTTGAGGAATTCAAGGCCGAGCTGGTGGAGAAGGGCTTCTTGAACCCCACCGACGAAGACGTACTTTCCTACGCTCTCTTCCCCCAGGTGGCAGAGGAATTCTTCCAGAAGCACTACCAGAAGGTTACCGCTTACAAGCGCTAA
- a CDS encoding UvrB/UvrC motif-containing protein: MLCDDCGRREAAVHIVQIGPKGRVEKNLCEKCAAGYGEFMPENQPKRNMSVDDFLKGMFSQSAGQEEKQKGRQGEPLVLTCPNCGMSYADFQQTGKIGCSVCYATFRPQLEPLLRRIHGTSTHSGKIPRRSGGTLELKQEIKRLRAELKEKVAREEYEEAARLRDEVRALEQKLSAKEGGEAHV, from the coding sequence ATGTTATGCGATGATTGCGGCCGCCGGGAAGCGGCAGTCCATATAGTGCAGATAGGTCCCAAGGGGCGGGTGGAGAAGAACCTTTGCGAGAAATGCGCGGCAGGCTACGGGGAATTCATGCCGGAAAACCAGCCTAAGCGCAATATGTCTGTAGACGATTTCCTCAAGGGCATGTTCAGCCAGTCTGCCGGACAGGAGGAAAAGCAGAAGGGCAGGCAGGGGGAGCCTCTGGTGCTCACCTGTCCCAACTGCGGCATGAGCTATGCGGATTTCCAGCAGACGGGGAAAATAGGCTGCAGTGTCTGCTATGCTACCTTCCGTCCCCAGCTGGAACCCCTCCTGCGCCGCATTCACGGCACCAGCACCCACAGCGGCAAGATTCCCCGCCGCAGCGGCGGAACCCTGGAGCTGAAGCAGGAAATCAAGCGCCTCCGGGCCGAGCTCAAGGAAAAGGTTGCCCGGGAGGAATACGAGGAGGCAGCCAGGCTGCGTGATGAGGTGCGGGCGTTGGAGCAGAAGCTTTCCGCCAAGGAAGGAGGGGAGGCTCATGTCTAA
- the radA gene encoding DNA repair protein RadA — translation MAKKKKTVYVCQQCGYDSPKWQGRCPGCGAWNTMVEEIALPEKESETRTGLSDAVPPKPIGEVELEDMPRFSTGSGELDRVLGGGVIPGSMVLLVGDPGVGKSSLTLRVCAEIARAGRKVLYVTGEESTRQVRMRADRLEAIADNLLVVSETNLSTIETHVMNAEPDLLVIDSIQTVFKPEIQSAPGSVSQVRECAVDLLRISKSSGIASFIIGHVTKEGNLAGPRVLEHIVDTVLFFEGERNAEYRVLRAVKNRFGSTNELGLFEMREVGLVDVPDASKLFLSDREQDTGTVIIPTVEGTRPLLVEVQALVAPTPYVPPRRTADSVDIKRIQLLLAVLEKRVHLSIGACDVYVKVAGGIRIDEPAADLGLCVAMASSFANRLLRPQTIVFGEVGLSGEVRAVSQAESRVNEAKRLGFKTAVLPMKNYRQLAGEIKGIELYGAETVSQALKLAMPR, via the coding sequence ATGGCCAAGAAGAAGAAAACCGTATACGTCTGCCAGCAGTGCGGCTATGACTCTCCCAAGTGGCAGGGCAGGTGTCCTGGCTGCGGCGCCTGGAATACCATGGTGGAGGAAATCGCCCTGCCGGAAAAGGAAAGCGAAACGCGCACGGGGCTGTCTGATGCTGTGCCCCCCAAGCCCATAGGGGAGGTGGAGCTGGAGGATATGCCCCGCTTTTCCACCGGCTCCGGGGAGCTTGACCGGGTGCTGGGGGGCGGGGTTATCCCCGGTTCCATGGTGCTGCTGGTAGGGGATCCGGGGGTAGGCAAGTCCAGCCTGACCCTGCGGGTCTGCGCCGAGATTGCCCGCGCCGGGAGAAAGGTGCTCTACGTCACCGGCGAGGAGAGCACCCGCCAGGTGCGCATGAGGGCCGACAGGCTTGAGGCCATTGCGGATAACCTGCTGGTGGTGAGCGAGACCAACCTTTCCACCATTGAAACCCATGTCATGAATGCGGAGCCGGACCTCTTGGTCATTGACTCCATTCAGACGGTGTTCAAGCCTGAGATACAGAGCGCCCCGGGCAGCGTGTCCCAGGTGCGGGAATGCGCTGTAGACCTGCTGCGAATTTCAAAGAGCAGTGGTATAGCTTCATTCATAATTGGCCATGTTACGAAAGAAGGAAATCTGGCAGGCCCCCGGGTGCTGGAGCATATTGTGGACACGGTGCTCTTCTTCGAAGGTGAGCGCAATGCCGAGTACAGGGTGCTCAGGGCGGTGAAGAACCGCTTTGGCAGTACCAATGAACTGGGGCTGTTTGAAATGCGGGAAGTGGGGCTGGTGGATGTGCCGGATGCCTCCAAGCTCTTTCTTTCCGACCGGGAGCAGGACACGGGCACGGTGATCATTCCCACGGTGGAGGGAACCCGCCCTTTGCTGGTGGAAGTGCAGGCCCTGGTGGCACCCACTCCCTATGTACCGCCCAGGCGCACGGCGGATTCCGTGGATATCAAGCGGATCCAGCTCTTGCTGGCAGTGCTGGAGAAAAGGGTGCACCTGTCCATTGGTGCCTGCGATGTGTATGTGAAGGTGGCAGGCGGCATACGCATTGATGAGCCTGCAGCAGATCTGGGGCTCTGCGTCGCCATGGCCTCCAGCTTTGCCAACAGGCTCCTGCGGCCCCAGACCATCGTCTTTGGCGAGGTGGGCCTCTCCGGTGAGGTGCGGGCTGTGAGCCAGGCTGAGAGCAGGGTGAACGAAGCCAAGCGTCTGGGCTTCAAGACAGCGGTGCTGCCCATGAAGAATTACCGGCAGCTGGCCGGGGAGATAAAGGGCATAGAGCTTTACGGCGCTGAGACAGTAAGCCAGGCCTTGAAGCTGGCTATGCCAAGATGA